The genomic DNA AAATTAAATTCTGTGGTTGCTTCATTTCTGCTTTGTTTTGACAGAAATTTGAGAAGAAATACAACAGTGAGCTGGCAAAGGGAGCTGTCTCCAAAGAAACAAAGTTTGAGTATGCTTGGTGTCTCATCAGGAGTAAATACACAGATGATATCAAGAAGGGAATTGTACTCTTGGAGGGTAAGTTAATGCAATATATGCTTTTGTTAACATatcttaaaagctacacatcacaGGACAGACAGTAGTGGATTTTTGAGGCCAATATTGAGATTTGAGAGTTAATAAGATAAGGAATTCTTAAATGTGGTTCTTAAATAATTCAGACATGTACTGGGACTGTGATAGTATTGATTATGAAAATGTCTGTCAGGCTCTTGTCACTATtactatacaaaaataaatttcTGAGTTTTACTGAGAAAATATCAGAGACGGCAGCTTCACTGTTAGTAAGTTAGGGTTTGCGGTAACATCTTAGCTTGAATGTTTTCGTAATAGAACagtttaaatcaatattttttctttgttgctgttttttgttcTAGAACTTGTTCAGAAAACATCAAAGGATGACTCCCGGGACTTCTTGTTCTACCTTGCAGTGGCCAACTACAGACTCAAAGTTAGTGTCATTCCTAAAGTCATGACAATATTGACATTGTTACATGTGTAGTTTTTTCAAAGTGAGAGCtatttcctctcctctgttcATCTTCTAGGAATACGAAAAAGCCCTGAAGTACATCCGAACTCTTTTGAAAAACGAACCGGGGAACAAGCAGGCGCATGAACTGGAGAAGCTTATCGATAAGGCTTTAAAGAAAGGTATGAACCAATCTGAGTaacataataacaataacataatTTGAACAGTTATTTGACCCTGTTGTTTGAGTGTAAAACCACCGTGCTAACATTCACACATTGTCATCTAGACGGCCTGGTTGGCATTGCGATCGTCGGTGGATTTGGTCTCGCTGTGGCCGGTTTGGCCGGTCTAATCGGCTTGGCTGTGTCAAAGGGAGCTGCTAAATCCTAACCTAGACATGGGACGACATGTCTTAATTTTACTGGACTGACACACTGACtctgcataaaaaaaaataaaagtttgtgGAGAGAGCCTGAAGGATGTAACATGTTGGTTTTAAGTTGAGTATGTACATTAAAGGGTTTGAATAATGCCAGTGAATAACCATATTGTAACAGGGTTGAGATTCACCATACATATAACATTACTTAGCGGTCTATTCACACATGATAGCATGGCACTTTTCTCAATATTTGTGTAAATAAATTAGATAGTTAAGGTGCCGCTcaattttatgtaatttcttaTTTAGTTTGCACCTCAGCCTAAACTTCCTAAGTTCACACTTACATTTTGTAAAGAAtgtctttattaaaaaaaaaaaagtgaagttGAGGTTCTGTAACTGTCTGATGATTTTTGACATACAAAATTGTTAAGGAAAGTGTTATTGGTGCAGTAGAAAGTGTAGCTGGTGAGGTAGCAGTCACTTAATGCCATAATGCTGGTAGAAGACTGTAAGTCCAGCTGCTGCTGAGGAGGCAATGAGGAgatgtttgcatttattttggACATGAggtttcttttcatttgttctgaATACTACTTAAAATTTAAGAGAGGCAACGCACTTGGTGGAAATTAATACcttttgtcatttaaaatgcATATACCTTTGCTAC from Sander vitreus isolate 19-12246 chromosome 19, sanVit1, whole genome shotgun sequence includes the following:
- the fis1 gene encoding mitochondrial fission 1 protein; amino-acid sequence: MEAVVGDVVAPEDLLKFEKKYNSELAKGAVSKETKFEYAWCLIRSKYTDDIKKGIVLLEELVQKTSKDDSRDFLFYLAVANYRLKEYEKALKYIRTLLKNEPGNKQAHELEKLIDKALKKDGLVGIAIVGGFGLAVAGLAGLIGLAVSKGAAKS